One genomic region from Streptomyces sp. NBC_01304 encodes:
- a CDS encoding sulfurtransferase TusA family protein: MSTVRLVEGAGLRCVQVLLKLRREMVDAPPGSVFHVITDDPAAPLDLPAWCHMTGHTYLGPVSDGQVDGVTPVHALRLEGAAQSTDPAHPWRLSD; encoded by the coding sequence ATGTCGACGGTACGGCTGGTCGAGGGTGCGGGACTGCGGTGCGTGCAGGTGCTGCTCAAGCTGCGGCGCGAGATGGTGGATGCCCCGCCAGGCAGCGTCTTTCACGTGATCACGGACGACCCGGCAGCCCCTCTTGACCTGCCCGCTTGGTGCCACATGACAGGCCACACCTACCTCGGCCCGGTCAGTGACGGCCAAGTCGACGGGGTTACTCCCGTCCATGCACTACGCCTCGAAGGCGCGGCGCAGTCCACAGACCCCGCGCACCCTTGGCGGCTGAGCGACTGA
- a CDS encoding ArsR/SmtB family transcription factor: protein MSERDVREGLFGQLARIGKAISNPKRIELLDILGQGERSVESLATATNMTVGNTSSHLQVLRNARMVETRKDGTKVIYSLADERVACFVRELWTLADARLAEVEQLLKDYLQGEETLERVTKEELVSRSLRGDVFIIDVRPAEEYAAGHIPGATSVPFDELNDHLSKLPADMDIVAYCRGPHCVFAPKAAQILKQQGLRAMVLEDGMPEWRQGGLPVSTASR, encoded by the coding sequence ATGTCGGAGCGAGACGTCAGAGAGGGCCTCTTCGGCCAGCTGGCTCGCATCGGCAAGGCCATCAGCAATCCGAAGCGGATCGAACTGCTCGACATCCTGGGGCAGGGTGAACGCTCGGTGGAGTCGCTGGCCACCGCCACAAACATGACGGTGGGAAACACCTCCAGCCACCTGCAGGTGCTGCGCAATGCCCGCATGGTGGAAACCCGCAAGGACGGCACGAAGGTCATCTACTCGCTCGCCGATGAGCGCGTCGCATGCTTCGTGCGTGAACTGTGGACGCTCGCCGACGCTCGCCTTGCCGAGGTCGAGCAGCTCCTCAAGGACTACCTGCAGGGCGAAGAGACGCTCGAGCGGGTCACCAAGGAAGAGTTGGTCTCGCGCTCGCTGCGCGGCGACGTCTTCATCATCGATGTGCGGCCGGCCGAGGAGTACGCCGCCGGACACATCCCGGGCGCCACGTCCGTACCGTTTGACGAGTTGAACGACCACCTGTCCAAGCTGCCTGCAGACATGGACATCGTCGCGTACTGCCGTGGCCCGCACTGCGTCTTCGCTCCGAAGGCGGCGCAGATTCTCAAGCAGCAGGGGCTTCGGGCAATGGTGCTCGAAGACGGAATGCCGGAATGGCGTCAGGGGGGACTTCCTGTGAGCACTGCCAGTAGATAG
- the phnD gene encoding phosphate/phosphite/phosphonate ABC transporter substrate-binding protein codes for MKKIRLFLALAAVSAATACSSAGASGSTNDQGIPEKLVVGIIPNVAPDKQGAKYEPLQEYLSKKLDADVELFVATDYAGVVAALGAKKVDVAYVGGLTYAQAEEQVDVQPLVTEIDKETGTKEYLSGIVVSSDSKYKSVKDVLDDKGKFAFGDVSSTSGSLYPRAMLNAAGAECSAKSIDKCPPLSKVSFTGGHDATAQAVANGSADAGGLEVRILHRLERDGNVPKGKLKIIESHKVMGYPWVMRTELGDKAAASITDAFKAMKDPELLDLMQTTGYTQVTEADYAPLTKQAKELGLLTAGR; via the coding sequence GTGAAAAAGATCCGACTGTTCCTTGCCCTGGCCGCGGTATCCGCGGCCACCGCCTGCTCCAGCGCAGGCGCTTCGGGCAGCACCAACGACCAAGGCATCCCGGAGAAGCTGGTCGTGGGAATCATCCCCAACGTGGCGCCGGACAAGCAGGGCGCCAAGTACGAACCGCTCCAGGAGTACCTGTCCAAGAAGCTGGATGCGGACGTCGAGCTGTTCGTGGCCACGGACTACGCGGGCGTCGTCGCCGCGCTCGGAGCCAAGAAGGTCGACGTCGCCTATGTCGGCGGCCTGACCTACGCGCAGGCCGAAGAGCAGGTCGATGTCCAGCCGCTGGTCACCGAGATCGACAAGGAGACCGGCACCAAGGAGTACCTCTCCGGCATCGTGGTCAGCAGCGACTCGAAGTACAAGAGCGTCAAGGATGTCCTGGACGACAAGGGGAAGTTCGCCTTCGGCGACGTCAGCTCGACCTCGGGCAGCCTGTACCCGCGCGCCATGCTGAACGCGGCCGGCGCCGAGTGTTCGGCGAAGTCGATCGACAAGTGCCCGCCACTGTCGAAGGTCTCCTTCACCGGCGGCCACGACGCCACCGCGCAGGCCGTGGCGAACGGCTCCGCGGACGCCGGCGGCCTGGAGGTGCGCATCCTGCATCGCCTGGAGCGCGACGGCAACGTACCCAAGGGCAAGCTGAAGATCATCGAGTCCCACAAGGTCATGGGCTACCCCTGGGTGATGCGCACCGAGCTCGGTGACAAGGCCGCCGCATCGATCACCGACGCCTTCAAGGCGATGAAGGACCCGGAGCTGCTCGACTTGATGCAGACCACCGGATACACGCAGGTGACGGAGGCCGACTACGCGCCTCTCACGAAGCAGGCCAAGGAACTCGGACTGCTCACCGCCGGGCGATGA
- a CDS encoding phosphonate ABC transporter ATP-binding protein gives MKIQLEGVSASFADRDVPALDNISLTINPGEHVVLLGPSGSGKTTLLRCILGAVAPQAGTIRVGGLDPVSPSELRALRRKTGVVRQGNDLVLGLRAQTNAVLGTSPSWGLREWAAVLRGIVPSRYEERVQALAENQGIRPFLKARVEHLSGGQRQRVALVRAVLPEPQLLLADEPTSGLDPVTSQAAVDTLRAANGVTVVVSTHDLGIARQFPRIVALRDGRIHYDGAELTERDAEEIYQGTAVPA, from the coding sequence ATGAAGATCCAACTAGAGGGCGTGTCCGCGTCGTTCGCCGACCGCGACGTGCCCGCCCTCGACAACATCTCACTGACCATCAACCCGGGCGAGCACGTAGTCCTGCTCGGCCCCTCCGGCTCCGGGAAGACAACGCTGCTGCGATGTATTCTCGGCGCCGTTGCCCCGCAGGCGGGCACCATCCGAGTGGGCGGACTCGACCCCGTCTCACCGTCCGAACTGCGGGCCCTGCGCCGCAAGACCGGCGTGGTCCGCCAGGGCAATGACCTGGTCCTGGGCCTGCGCGCCCAGACCAACGCGGTCCTGGGCACCTCCCCCAGCTGGGGGCTGCGGGAATGGGCCGCCGTGCTGCGCGGCATCGTCCCTTCCCGCTACGAGGAGCGCGTACAGGCTCTCGCAGAGAACCAGGGCATCCGCCCGTTCCTCAAGGCGCGGGTGGAACACCTGTCGGGAGGCCAGCGCCAGCGGGTCGCCCTGGTCCGCGCGGTGCTGCCCGAACCCCAGCTGCTGCTGGCCGACGAGCCCACCTCCGGCCTGGACCCGGTCACCTCGCAGGCCGCCGTCGACACACTGCGTGCGGCCAATGGCGTCACCGTGGTTGTCTCCACTCACGACCTGGGCATCGCCCGGCAGTTCCCCCGGATCGTCGCCCTGCGAGACGGGCGCATCCACTACGACGGCGCCGAACTCACCGAGCGTGACGCCGAGGAGATCTACCAGGGGACGGCGGTGCCCGCATGA
- the phnE gene encoding phosphonate ABC transporter, permease protein PhnE, translating to MSTDTSPDKAIPGTRCGPKIPQQRNGSGHRPPDTAQQMSGHKRSKSIWIILAVALAAVVWSLDGTGVSIANLVAGWEGAREIADGLFPPQLDQELLQSVGTAVLETLQISIAALFFGVIGGLVLAVLMAGNIGAPRWLAASARLVATVFRSVPELLWALVFVAVVGLGPAAGVYAISLHAAGLLAKLVSEQLEAVDPAPVEAMRMTGASRLTTGVLSVIPQARNNIASLVLYQWECNIRSSAIIGFVGAGGIGQALGISMRLFRYDELATLMIALLLLVVAVDQLSRLLRHRMGAATR from the coding sequence ATGAGCACAGACACCAGTCCCGACAAGGCCATACCCGGTACCCGCTGCGGGCCTAAGATCCCCCAGCAGCGCAACGGCTCGGGGCACCGACCGCCCGACACCGCCCAGCAGATGAGCGGGCACAAGCGGTCCAAGAGCATCTGGATCATCCTGGCCGTCGCCCTGGCCGCCGTGGTGTGGTCACTGGACGGCACCGGGGTGAGCATCGCCAATCTGGTCGCCGGCTGGGAGGGCGCCCGGGAGATCGCCGACGGGCTGTTCCCGCCCCAACTCGACCAGGAACTCCTGCAGTCGGTCGGCACGGCCGTCCTGGAGACCCTGCAGATCTCGATCGCCGCCCTGTTCTTCGGCGTCATCGGGGGGCTCGTCCTGGCCGTCCTGATGGCGGGCAACATCGGCGCCCCGCGCTGGCTGGCCGCCTCGGCGCGGCTGGTGGCGACCGTCTTCAGGTCGGTGCCCGAACTGCTGTGGGCGCTGGTGTTCGTGGCCGTCGTCGGCCTCGGCCCGGCAGCGGGCGTGTACGCGATCTCGCTGCACGCCGCCGGCCTGCTCGCCAAACTCGTCTCCGAGCAGCTGGAGGCCGTCGACCCGGCCCCGGTGGAGGCGATGCGCATGACCGGAGCCTCCCGGCTCACCACCGGCGTGCTGTCGGTCATCCCGCAGGCCCGCAACAACATCGCTTCCCTGGTGCTCTACCAGTGGGAGTGCAACATCCGCAGCTCGGCCATCATCGGCTTCGTCGGCGCCGGCGGCATCGGCCAGGCGCTCGGCATCTCCATGCGCCTGTTCCGCTACGACGAACTCGCCACGCTGATGATCGCCCTTCTGCTGCTCGTCGTGGCCGTTGACCAGCTCTCCCGGCTCCTGCGCCACCGCATGGGTGCGGCTACCCGCTAG
- a CDS encoding DsrE/DsrF/TusD sulfur relay family protein produces MTNFLFVLHDPPYGTERVYNGMRWATEVARREGTEVKVFLFGDSVVSVVEGQKTPDGYYNSGKMATNFARLGGVIGCCGTCMDARGMSEDNLTKGAHRSSMKELTDWTEWADKVINV; encoded by the coding sequence GTGACGAACTTCCTCTTCGTGCTGCACGACCCGCCCTACGGCACCGAGCGCGTCTACAACGGGATGCGCTGGGCGACCGAAGTCGCGCGGCGCGAGGGCACCGAGGTCAAGGTCTTCCTCTTCGGTGACTCGGTGGTCTCGGTGGTCGAGGGCCAGAAGACGCCGGACGGCTACTACAACTCCGGGAAGATGGCGACGAACTTCGCCCGTCTGGGCGGGGTGATCGGCTGCTGCGGTACCTGCATGGACGCTCGCGGGATGAGCGAGGACAACCTCACCAAGGGCGCCCACCGCTCCTCGATGAAGGAACTGACCGACTGGACCGAGTGGGCCGACAAGGTCATCAACGTCTGA
- a CDS encoding NAD(P)/FAD-dependent oxidoreductase has protein sequence MGRNILVLGGGFGGLSTVRELQKYAAPDDKITLIDRSDTQVQGLSLLWLLRGWRTLDDVQFVPTKDALGRAEQVVADVEHLDLANKHVRTSEGVFDYDALVLGLGAELNISGVPGLEEALDAGVAAHYYTAEAAVDAHAKLKSVASGKVVFLVTRIPYKCPAAPYEGAMLASDLLTETGVRDNVSVEVYTPEPQPMPVAGPVVGQGVVQMLESQKIGFNPGHIVERVDAEAREVVFEGGECVSFDLLVFIPPHQAPAPVKKAELSPAGWVPVDAHTLKTMVEGVWALGDVASITLTNGKPLPKAAVFAKGQAEAIAQGVARQFGYEAPEPHFNGEGHCYLELGGHLAAKGAGNFYHPDGAKIEMTEPSEELHRAKEREEQEWMAQWTTGTNAG, from the coding sequence ATGGGACGCAACATCCTCGTGCTCGGCGGCGGCTTCGGCGGCCTGAGCACCGTGCGGGAGCTGCAGAAGTACGCGGCCCCCGACGACAAGATCACTCTGATTGACCGCAGCGACACCCAGGTGCAGGGGTTGTCCCTGCTGTGGCTGCTGCGCGGCTGGCGCACCCTGGACGACGTCCAGTTCGTCCCCACCAAGGACGCGCTGGGCCGGGCCGAGCAGGTCGTGGCCGACGTCGAGCACCTGGACCTCGCGAACAAGCATGTGCGCACCAGCGAGGGCGTGTTCGACTACGACGCGCTCGTCCTGGGCCTGGGAGCCGAGCTCAACATCTCGGGTGTGCCGGGCCTGGAAGAGGCCCTGGACGCCGGAGTGGCGGCGCACTATTACACAGCCGAAGCGGCCGTGGACGCGCACGCCAAGCTGAAGTCCGTGGCCTCGGGCAAGGTCGTCTTCCTGGTGACCCGCATCCCGTACAAGTGCCCCGCGGCACCGTACGAGGGCGCGATGCTCGCCTCGGACCTGCTCACCGAGACCGGCGTACGCGACAACGTGTCGGTCGAGGTCTACACCCCCGAGCCGCAGCCGATGCCGGTCGCGGGACCGGTGGTGGGCCAGGGCGTGGTGCAGATGCTCGAGTCGCAGAAGATCGGCTTCAACCCGGGCCACATCGTCGAGCGGGTGGACGCCGAAGCCCGCGAGGTGGTCTTCGAGGGCGGCGAGTGTGTCTCCTTCGACCTGCTGGTGTTCATCCCGCCGCACCAGGCGCCGGCCCCGGTCAAGAAGGCCGAACTGTCGCCCGCGGGCTGGGTTCCGGTGGACGCCCACACGCTGAAGACCATGGTGGAGGGTGTCTGGGCGCTCGGCGACGTCGCCTCGATCACCCTGACCAACGGCAAGCCGCTGCCCAAGGCCGCGGTCTTCGCCAAGGGCCAGGCCGAGGCCATCGCCCAGGGCGTGGCCCGTCAGTTCGGCTACGAGGCGCCCGAGCCGCACTTCAACGGCGAGGGGCACTGCTACCTCGAGCTCGGCGGACACCTGGCCGCCAAGGGCGCGGGCAACTTCTACCACCCCGACGGCGCGAAGATCGAAATGACCGAGCCGTCGGAGGAACTGCACCGCGCCAAGGAGCGCGAGGAGCAGGAGTGGATGGCCCAGTGGACCACCGGCACCAACGCCGGCTGA
- a CDS encoding MMPL family transporter: protein MSVGTSEPVRTQEPPGRRTLGDRTAAFMVHKRKLVMLVWLVIVLAAAPLAATLNGALSGAGWNASGSESEQVRTELRKDFAALGAEAAVVVVHVPAKGERDAAVDAVIKEVDGRDAVKEITDPREQPPQAGLVSEDGKTVLVPVHLDAGDEAELPEAAGKVSEAVGEAELPKGATADVTGEWPVWADFNESNEKAMFKAEMLSGLPMMVLLVIVFGSLIAAGMPMMLTMVGIASAYGALHLITMATPLSVWSMNFSMMIGMALGIDYSLFIITRYRTERAKGSDTETALAATLATSGKAIVLSGLALIMALGALCLLPVMVFRSMALGMILAVVAVVASALTLLPAVLAALGDKVLKGRAERTGRSEARWGRWSDGVVRRPAVGLIAGLVLLGALAAPVAGVELGMPGARVVDSGYSSRDGYETLTDAFGPGAGAAIYITTPEADAQQVVKTAEDRGVENAQVASEAAESGRTVVRVTPKTAIDDNRTSDLVSDLRADLEKDAPKARVGGPAAQNHDLTEALAASAPWIIALVLAMSLLMMLVVFRSVIIALVSVVMNLFTVGAAFGIASIIFQHGVGASLIGIDHQGFLNAWAPVFFFAILFGLSMDYQLFLLAAIREKYEQSGDTRTAVRDGIAATGKPITNAAVIMVIVFVAFGVTGPIPPTELGITLAIAVILDATIVRMLIVPASLAVFGKANWWMPRWLDKVLPSFTFRH, encoded by the coding sequence ATGTCAGTCGGCACGTCCGAGCCTGTACGCACCCAAGAACCGCCGGGCCGACGCACCCTCGGTGACCGCACCGCCGCCTTCATGGTCCACAAGCGCAAGCTGGTCATGCTGGTCTGGCTGGTGATCGTCCTGGCGGCCGCGCCGCTCGCGGCCACACTCAACGGTGCTCTGTCCGGGGCTGGTTGGAACGCCAGCGGCTCCGAGAGCGAGCAGGTCCGCACCGAGCTGCGCAAGGACTTCGCCGCCCTCGGCGCGGAGGCGGCGGTCGTCGTCGTCCACGTCCCCGCCAAGGGCGAGCGCGATGCCGCCGTGGACGCGGTCATCAAGGAAGTGGACGGCCGCGACGCCGTCAAGGAGATCACCGACCCGCGTGAGCAGCCCCCGCAGGCCGGGCTCGTCAGCGAGGACGGCAAGACCGTCCTCGTCCCCGTGCACCTCGACGCGGGCGACGAGGCCGAACTGCCGGAAGCCGCAGGCAAGGTGAGCGAAGCCGTCGGCGAGGCGGAGCTGCCCAAGGGTGCGACAGCCGATGTGACCGGCGAGTGGCCGGTGTGGGCGGACTTCAACGAGTCCAACGAGAAGGCCATGTTCAAGGCCGAGATGCTCTCCGGCCTGCCCATGATGGTGCTGCTCGTCATCGTTTTCGGCAGTCTGATCGCCGCAGGCATGCCGATGATGCTGACCATGGTCGGCATCGCGAGCGCCTACGGAGCCCTGCACCTGATCACCATGGCGACGCCGCTGTCGGTGTGGTCGATGAACTTCTCGATGATGATCGGCATGGCGCTCGGCATCGACTACAGCCTCTTCATCATCACCCGCTACCGCACCGAACGCGCCAAGGGCAGCGACACCGAGACCGCGCTCGCAGCCACCCTGGCCACCTCCGGCAAGGCCATCGTGCTCTCCGGCCTGGCGCTCATCATGGCGCTCGGAGCACTGTGCCTGCTGCCGGTCATGGTGTTCCGCTCCATGGCACTCGGCATGATCCTCGCCGTCGTCGCGGTGGTCGCCTCGGCCCTGACGCTGCTGCCCGCCGTGCTGGCCGCCCTTGGCGACAAGGTCCTCAAGGGGCGCGCCGAGCGCACCGGCCGCAGCGAAGCCCGCTGGGGCCGCTGGTCCGACGGCGTCGTACGCCGACCGGCGGTGGGCCTGATCGCCGGTCTGGTGCTGCTCGGCGCCCTGGCCGCTCCCGTCGCGGGTGTCGAACTGGGCATGCCCGGTGCGCGCGTGGTGGACTCCGGATACTCCAGCCGTGACGGCTACGAGACCCTCACCGATGCCTTCGGCCCCGGCGCAGGCGCCGCCATCTACATCACCACCCCGGAAGCCGACGCCCAGCAAGTCGTCAAGACCGCCGAAGACCGAGGCGTCGAGAACGCTCAAGTGGCCTCCGAGGCTGCCGAGTCGGGCCGCACTGTCGTCCGCGTCACCCCGAAGACCGCCATCGACGACAACCGCACCTCCGACCTCGTCAGCGACCTGCGCGCCGATCTCGAAAAGGACGCACCCAAGGCCCGGGTCGGCGGACCGGCCGCGCAGAACCACGACCTGACCGAGGCCCTGGCCGCGTCCGCACCGTGGATCATCGCGCTGGTCCTCGCGATGTCGCTGCTGATGATGCTGGTCGTGTTCCGCAGCGTCATCATCGCCCTGGTCTCGGTGGTGATGAACCTGTTCACCGTCGGAGCCGCGTTCGGCATCGCGTCGATCATCTTCCAGCACGGCGTGGGCGCCTCACTGATCGGCATCGACCATCAGGGCTTCCTCAACGCCTGGGCGCCGGTGTTCTTCTTCGCCATCCTCTTCGGGCTGTCGATGGACTACCAGCTGTTCCTGCTGGCAGCCATCCGGGAGAAGTACGAGCAGAGCGGCGACACCCGCACCGCGGTGCGCGACGGCATCGCCGCGACCGGCAAGCCGATCACCAACGCGGCCGTCATCATGGTCATCGTCTTCGTCGCCTTCGGCGTCACCGGCCCGATCCCGCCCACCGAGCTGGGCATCACCCTGGCCATCGCGGTGATCCTCGACGCGACTATCGTGCGCATGCTGATCGTCCCGGCCTCGCTGGCCGTGTTCGGCAAGGCCAACTGGTGGATGCCGCGCTGGCTGGACAAGGTGCTGCCGTCCTTCACCTTCCGGCACTGA
- a CDS encoding 4Fe-4S dicluster domain-containing protein yields the protein MPRLGMLIDLNTCIGCHACSVACKNEFDVPLGVFRDTVKYVESGEHPKATRHFIPVLCNQCEDAPCLNACPTDAITRLPNGEVVIEEGDCNLNRFCMSACPYDAIYEDPQTNTASKCTFCEHRTSQGSEPACVEACPTNCRIFGDLDDPDSEIATKMRENDIDVWKPEAGTSPKVFYVDPKRALPLIAVDGVQVDQSTDLKGQ from the coding sequence ATGCCCCGCCTCGGAATGCTGATCGACCTCAACACCTGTATCGGGTGCCATGCGTGCTCAGTGGCGTGCAAGAACGAGTTCGACGTGCCCCTGGGGGTGTTCCGCGACACGGTCAAGTACGTCGAGTCCGGCGAGCACCCCAAGGCGACCCGGCACTTCATACCCGTGCTGTGCAACCAGTGCGAGGACGCGCCGTGTCTGAACGCCTGCCCCACCGACGCGATCACGCGCCTGCCCAACGGTGAGGTCGTCATCGAGGAAGGCGACTGCAACCTCAACCGGTTCTGCATGTCGGCCTGTCCGTACGACGCCATCTACGAGGACCCGCAGACCAACACCGCGAGCAAGTGCACCTTCTGCGAGCACCGCACCTCCCAGGGCAGCGAGCCTGCCTGCGTGGAGGCATGCCCCACCAACTGCCGCATCTTCGGCGACCTCGACGACCCGGACAGCGAGATCGCCACCAAGATGCGCGAGAACGACATCGACGTATGGAAGCCGGAGGCCGGCACCAGCCCCAAGGTCTTCTACGTCGACCCCAAGCGGGCCCTGCCCCTCATCGCCGTCGACGGCGTCCAGGTCGACCAGAGCACCGACCTGAAGGGGCAGTAG
- the nrfD gene encoding NrfD/PsrC family molybdoenzyme membrane anchor subunit, whose amino-acid sequence MHETLAQVAPIPHAAPWGGLLAAYFTLIGIPSGLTLATWWHRSRFPNAPLALDWRATWLCLGLLGGAGLLLTVDLGRPERFFLMLTRFGNWDSPISLGAKIIAIKTFLLGVALYLLWRRRTASKDAATPLPARGAAKYLDSTVVWLLGVSSVALAVYPVAVLARTWVSPLAATSGSALIYLVTSLLMGLAVVEIMQPGSQEVRHVAAHRQVTLALLMTYAAALAFTAVSVPNGPAKQSLKAVVSGEWAPLFYGGAVGIGLVIPAVLLLLGHSTRWARLAAACSVLAGTGIARYLIFTA is encoded by the coding sequence ATGCACGAGACCCTCGCCCAGGTCGCGCCGATCCCGCACGCCGCCCCCTGGGGCGGGCTGCTGGCCGCCTACTTCACCCTGATCGGCATCCCCAGCGGGCTCACCCTGGCCACCTGGTGGCACCGCAGCCGCTTCCCGAACGCCCCCCTCGCACTCGACTGGCGCGCCACCTGGCTGTGCCTCGGTCTGCTGGGCGGCGCCGGACTGCTGCTCACCGTCGACCTCGGCCGGCCCGAGCGGTTCTTCCTCATGCTGACCCGGTTCGGCAACTGGGACTCGCCGATCTCCCTCGGCGCGAAGATCATCGCCATCAAGACGTTCCTGCTCGGTGTCGCGCTGTACCTGCTGTGGCGACGGCGGACCGCCTCGAAGGACGCCGCGACTCCGCTGCCGGCACGCGGTGCGGCCAAGTACCTGGACAGCACGGTGGTCTGGCTGCTCGGCGTCTCCAGCGTTGCGCTGGCCGTCTATCCCGTTGCGGTCCTGGCCCGCACCTGGGTCTCCCCGCTCGCCGCGACCAGCGGCTCCGCCCTGATCTACCTGGTTACCTCGCTACTGATGGGCCTCGCCGTCGTCGAGATCATGCAACCCGGCAGCCAGGAGGTGCGGCATGTGGCGGCGCACCGACAGGTCACGCTCGCGCTGCTGATGACGTACGCGGCCGCACTCGCCTTCACCGCTGTGTCGGTGCCCAACGGGCCCGCCAAGCAGTCCCTCAAGGCCGTGGTGAGCGGCGAGTGGGCACCACTGTTCTACGGCGGCGCCGTCGGGATCGGGCTCGTCATCCCGGCAGTCCTTCTGCTGCTCGGCCACAGCACGCGATGGGCTCGCCTGGCCGCGGCCTGCTCCGTCCTCGCCGGTACCGGCATCGCCCGCTACCTGATCTTCACCGCCTGA